In the genome of Phycisphaerales bacterium, the window GTTTGGCTGAACACACGAGTCCACCGATCGGTGATCTTGGCCCGACCGATCTTGAACCCACAGTCTCCGCCCTTGTCTTGGATGGCCGTTAAGAACCGAGCGCGCACATCGGGCTCGGTCGTGGGGCCGACCACCACCTGCACGTTCGCCTTGGTCATCGTCGCGTTAATCGCGAAGGTCATGAACATCCAGCCGCTGGGGTGCATCTGGGGCCGCCGGTTGATCGCCGGAAGCGCCTCGATCCACTCGGCCGGGGTGAAGCGGAACGTGCTCGACGTGCGGTCACTGACTTCGCCGAGGTACCCAGAATCGGTGATGGCCTGCGCAAACGCCTCGATGAACGGCGTTCGGGGGTCACCCTTGCGCTCGAAGATCAACTCCAACGCCTGCCGGTGGTTCTTGTAAATCCGCTCGCACAGCTCGTCGATCTTCGGATCGTCCATGAATCGGCTCCCGATCATCCGCAGGTAGTGGTCCAGGAACGCCGCCACGTCCTCGCCCACGCCGCCCTCGTTAAGCCTCCGAACCCGTGCCAGCGTGCGGTGCAGGTCGGCGTAGCCGTACGGCGACCACGCCTCGTCGCTGGGCTCATCCCCCTGACGGGTCAGGTACACCAGCAGGTGCTTGTGGCCCGGATATCGCCGCGAGACGAGCGTGCGGTATCGCTCGAGCTGCCCGGAGTGCTCGGTCGAATCGACCTTGTTCTCGATCGCGAAGACCAGCCTGGGCTCGTCGATCACGATCAGGATGTCGATGTGATCGCGCTCGCGCGAGATCTCGACCTGGCCCAGGTCCAGGCCGTCCAGTTCCACGGGCGAGCACGGTCGCAGGCCGCGCGGCGCGCGGGCGAGCATGTCCATCACCACCGCGCGCAGGAACAACTGGCCCGTGCCGTGGCTCTCACCGGGGTCGAGCAGCCACGCCAGGAACTGGCTGTGGCGGATCTCGGCGCGCACGATGCCCAGGGCGTCGAAGATGTTAAACCGGCCGATGCGTTCTTCGAGTTGCGCCAGGTCGTCGTTGCCAACGACGAACGCCTCCAGCGCATCGAGGGCCTGCACAGCGTCGAGTTGCGGGCTGTCCTCGGCCATCGTCGCCATCATACCGTCTACACTGGCCTCCATGCCGCCCGCACCTCCACCCTGGCTCGGTCGCCTCAAGGGCCGCTTCCTCGTCTTCGAGGGGCCCGATGGCTCGGGCAAGAGCACCCAGCTGCGCATGCTCGAGGCCATGCTCAAGGACGCGGCCATCCAGGTCGAGACCGTCCGCGAGCCGGGGGGCACCGCCGCAGGCGAGGCCATCCGCGACGTCCTGCTCGACCATCGCCAGGCCGAGATGGACGTCCGCTGCGAGATGCTGCTGTACATGGCAAGCCGGGCCCAGCTCGTCGCCGAGCGCATCGCCCCGGCCCTGGCCAAGGGCAGGGTCGTCCTGGCCGACCGCTTCGTCGCCAGCACGCTGGCCTACCAGGGGGTCGCCGGCGGGCTGAGCATCGACGACATCCTGGCCGTCGCCCGGGTCGTCACGCACGGGGCCGAGCCGGTGGGCGAGCCGGACCTGAACCTGGTCTTCGACGTCGACGAGGCCACCGCCGCGGGCCGCCTGGGCCTGCTGCTGGACCGGATGGAGGCCAAGGGCGCCGCCTTCCACGCCCGCGTGCGCCGCGGCTACCTGGCCCAGGTCGAGGGCGACATGGCCGCCCACGGCGGCCCGGGCAAGGACCGCTACGCCCGCATCGACGCCACGCGGCCGCCCGAGGCGGTCTTCGCCGACGTGCTGGACACGCTGGCCGCCCGCTTTGGCTGAGGGCGGGCCGCCGGCCAAGTGAGAAGAAACACCCAATCCATGGCGGCCCGGGCACAATTGGCTTGCGGGAATTTCGATGTGGCGGTAGACTGGGGGTACCCGGGTCCACGACCGGCGCTGGAGGCCACCCATGGCCGACCGTCCGTCCGATACCCCCAACCCCAGTGGGGCCCCGGGCTCGAGGGGCTCGTCCGGGTCGGGGGATGCGCAGAGGTCTACGGGACCAACCGGCCCCGGGGCATCGCCCTCGCCCCACATGGCTGCCAACACGCCCGGCAATACGCCCGGCCAGCCGCCCAACCAGCCGGGCCACCAAGCACCCCGGCAGGCGGCACGTCCGCTCGCCCGGCCGCCCGAGGGGCCCCGCGGCGAACCTGCCCATCCGGCCCATCACGCCCCGCAGGCCCCCAAGCCCGCCGGTGCGCCCGGCTCGCTCCCGGCGCCGCTGGCCGATGGCCCCGGGCAGTTGGGGCCAGCCGCCGTCGCCGCGCTCATCGAGCTCTTGGGCGACGAGCCGGCCCTGGGCCTGGCTCTGGTTGACGGCGACGGGCGCACCATCGCCAGCAACCGCCGGTTCGTCCGGCTGACGGTGCCCCGGGGCGCCGCCGAGGGCGCCACCGCCAGCCAGCACGACCCGGCCCACGCCCACCCTCGCGCCGCGTCTGCCGGTCGCCGGGGCGTGTGGGCCCGCGTGGGGCCCGACGCCGTGCACACGGCGCGCACCAGCGGCAAGCCGGCGGTGCTGCGCTTCATCCACGAGGGCGCACAGGTCCAGTGCGACGTGTGGCCGCTGGCCAGCCAGGACCCATTGGTCGTCGAGGGCCCCGCGTACCTGGTGGTGGCGGTGCAGGGCCGCTTCGATCCCGGTGGCTCCGATTCGGTGGCCACCGGCCGGGCGGGCGCCCAGTGCGAGCCCAAGCCGGGCGCCAGCCCGCCGGCGTCCGACGCCGAGGAGCGCTTCACGACGCTGGCCCCGATGCTGGCCGAGCTGGGCGAGCTCGAGGCGCTGACCGCGCGCGAGCTCGAGGTCCTGGCGCTCATCGGCCAGGGCATGGCAACCAGGGACATCGCCGAGACGCTTGGCCGCTCCCCGCGCACGGTGGAGCGTCACTGCGATGCGATCCACAAGAAGCTGGGCACGAACAACCGCGTGCAGATGGCCAGGTACGCGATGCGGGCGGGGCTGACGGCCGAGGCGGGGAAGCTGAAGAGGGTGTGACTGGTCGCCTCGGCGGCGGGGAGTTTCCTTGTCGCCTCGGCGGCGGGCCCATGCGCGGGCTTCGCCCGGCGCGGGGCCCACGGCGCGTTCACATCGCGCCGTGTGCCCCGC includes:
- a CDS encoding PD-(D/E)XK nuclease family protein, which produces MMATMAEDSPQLDAVQALDALEAFVVGNDDLAQLEERIGRFNIFDALGIVRAEIRHSQFLAWLLDPGESHGTGQLFLRAVVMDMLARAPRGLRPCSPVELDGLDLGQVEISRERDHIDILIVIDEPRLVFAIENKVDSTEHSGQLERYRTLVSRRYPGHKHLLVYLTRQGDEPSDEAWSPYGYADLHRTLARVRRLNEGGVGEDVAAFLDHYLRMIGSRFMDDPKIDELCERIYKNHRQALELIFERKGDPRTPFIEAFAQAITDSGYLGEVSDRTSSTFRFTPAEWIEALPAINRRPQMHPSGWMFMTFAINATMTKANVQVVVGPTTEPDVRARFLTAIQDKGGDCGFKIGRAKITDRWTRVFSQTVVRTNSGVQGDAKTLEKISSAATDMVERMQRMTDFVASHFASADAD
- the tmk gene encoding dTMP kinase; this encodes MPPAPPPWLGRLKGRFLVFEGPDGSGKSTQLRMLEAMLKDAAIQVETVREPGGTAAGEAIRDVLLDHRQAEMDVRCEMLLYMASRAQLVAERIAPALAKGRVVLADRFVASTLAYQGVAGGLSIDDILAVARVVTHGAEPVGEPDLNLVFDVDEATAAGRLGLLLDRMEAKGAAFHARVRRGYLAQVEGDMAAHGGPGKDRYARIDATRPPEAVFADVLDTLAARFG
- a CDS encoding LuxR C-terminal-related transcriptional regulator, coding for MAANTPGNTPGQPPNQPGHQAPRQAARPLARPPEGPRGEPAHPAHHAPQAPKPAGAPGSLPAPLADGPGQLGPAAVAALIELLGDEPALGLALVDGDGRTIASNRRFVRLTVPRGAAEGATASQHDPAHAHPRAASAGRRGVWARVGPDAVHTARTSGKPAVLRFIHEGAQVQCDVWPLASQDPLVVEGPAYLVVAVQGRFDPGGSDSVATGRAGAQCEPKPGASPPASDAEERFTTLAPMLAELGELEALTARELEVLALIGQGMATRDIAETLGRSPRTVERHCDAIHKKLGTNNRVQMARYAMRAGLTAEAGKLKRV